A window from Micromonospora profundi encodes these proteins:
- a CDS encoding sigma-70 family RNA polymerase sigma factor translates to MTIATAIRGAEKLDREREPTDAESPACRAEGCLQEIHRNNGRALLRFLRGLVSSDAAHTAEDLVQETMLRAWRSIDAVPTEPESQRRWLFTVGRRLAIDAYRKRQSRPTEVALFDTEPAGSGNGAAETVIAKLTLQQAIARLSSSHRAVLVELHVKGHSLEETAAQLDIPVGTVKSRAHYAMKLLRDALRG, encoded by the coding sequence ATGACCATCGCGACTGCGATCAGGGGCGCCGAGAAGCTCGACCGCGAGCGCGAGCCGACCGACGCGGAATCGCCAGCGTGCCGCGCCGAGGGCTGCCTCCAGGAAATCCACCGCAATAACGGCCGTGCCCTGCTGCGTTTCCTGCGGGGCCTGGTGTCGTCGGACGCCGCCCACACCGCCGAGGACCTGGTCCAGGAGACGATGCTGCGGGCCTGGCGCAGCATCGACGCGGTGCCGACCGAGCCCGAGTCGCAGCGTCGGTGGCTGTTCACCGTGGGCCGCCGGCTGGCCATCGACGCCTACCGGAAGCGGCAGTCGCGACCGACGGAGGTCGCCCTCTTCGACACCGAACCCGCCGGTTCCGGGAACGGGGCCGCGGAAACGGTGATCGCCAAGCTGACGCTCCAGCAGGCAATCGCCCGGCTGAGTTCGTCCCACCGAGCCGTCCTCGTCGAGTTGCACGTGAAGGGGCACTCCCTTGAGGAAACCGCCGCGCAACTCGACATTCCCGTAGGCACGGTCAAATCTCGTGCGCACTACGCCATGAAGCTGCTCCGTGACGCTTTGCGAGGTTGA
- a CDS encoding ABC transporter ATP-binding protein: MTSAQHLLADEVTVGYGRQVVLDSVTLRIDRGETVGLRGPSGSGKSTLVRVLALLHRPDRGRVSIDGTPVDAARYSVPVAVRTRVAALFQSPRAAADPRLSITDLIAEPLRATRTPEPVVRERVAELADLVGLTPDLRGRRPHAVSDGQLQRACLARALVHRPDYLLCDEATAMLDASTQAHVAAVISDYQRTQRAGVLVVTHDQTLMERWADRIVDLSGLV; the protein is encoded by the coding sequence GTGACAAGCGCGCAGCACCTGCTCGCCGACGAGGTGACAGTCGGGTACGGCCGTCAGGTCGTGCTCGACAGCGTCACTCTGCGGATCGACCGGGGCGAGACGGTAGGGCTCCGCGGCCCGTCCGGCAGTGGCAAGTCGACGCTGGTCCGGGTGCTGGCACTCCTGCACCGCCCGGACCGCGGCCGGGTCAGCATCGACGGCACCCCTGTCGACGCCGCCCGCTACTCCGTGCCGGTCGCTGTACGGACCCGCGTCGCCGCCCTCTTCCAGAGCCCCCGCGCCGCCGCCGACCCCCGACTGAGCATCACCGACCTGATCGCCGAACCGCTGCGCGCCACCCGTACGCCCGAACCGGTGGTCCGCGAACGGGTGGCCGAACTCGCCGACCTCGTCGGCCTCACCCCGGACCTGCGCGGCCGGCGGCCGCACGCGGTGTCCGACGGGCAACTGCAACGCGCCTGCCTCGCCCGGGCCCTCGTGCACCGTCCCGACTACCTGCTCTGCGACGAGGCCACGGCGATGCTCGACGCCTCCACGCAGGCGCACGTCGCCGCCGTCATCAGCGACTACCAGCGGACCCAGCGCGCAGGCGTTCTGGTCGTCACCCACGACCAGACCCTGATGGAACGCTGGGCCGACCGGATCGTCGACCTGTCCGGCCTCGTGTGA
- a CDS encoding cytochrome P450 family protein: MREPFLGFFRGDVHSELAGYRERRPVAPLRLPDGRTGWLLTRYDDVREALADPRLVKDGLLSPLGFRPQLPPDIYAATARNMLTVDPPDHTRLRRLLQGAFTARRIEGLTPAITATADQLIDDLATPGPHDLIEEFALPLPITVISELLGVPAEDRGSFMESASVIVAGPSRFHELPGAMIGMIGYIRDLVATKRRQPGDDLTSALIAERDGGDRLTEDELVSTVYLLLLAGYDTTANLIGNAAWLLLDDRARWDAVRTDPGRLPQAIEEALRHESPVQLGTHRLAVEDVTYGDQVIPAGSTVLLSILAAHRDGRQYAEPGAFEPARERSPHLAFGHGIHHCLGAPLARLEARVALTTLVSRMPELRLVDGFTPRWRASALMHGLEDLLVTSS; encoded by the coding sequence GTGCGGGAGCCCTTTCTGGGCTTCTTCCGGGGTGACGTGCACAGCGAACTGGCCGGATACCGTGAGCGACGGCCGGTCGCGCCGCTGCGACTGCCCGACGGACGGACCGGTTGGCTTCTGACCCGTTACGACGACGTGCGCGAGGCTCTGGCCGATCCCCGCCTCGTCAAGGACGGCCTGTTGTCCCCGCTCGGCTTCCGGCCGCAGCTGCCTCCCGACATCTACGCCGCTACCGCGCGGAACATGCTCACCGTGGACCCTCCGGACCACACCCGCCTGCGCCGACTGCTCCAGGGCGCTTTCACCGCCCGTCGTATCGAAGGTCTCACGCCTGCCATCACCGCCACCGCCGACCAGCTGATCGACGACCTCGCCACGCCGGGACCGCACGACCTCATTGAGGAATTCGCCCTCCCGCTCCCGATCACTGTCATTTCCGAGCTGCTCGGTGTCCCGGCGGAGGATCGGGGCAGCTTCATGGAGTCGGCGAGTGTCATCGTCGCGGGTCCGAGCCGCTTCCACGAGCTGCCGGGCGCCATGATCGGGATGATCGGCTACATCCGTGACCTGGTCGCCACCAAGCGCCGGCAGCCCGGCGACGATCTGACCTCAGCCCTGATCGCCGAGCGGGACGGTGGCGACCGGCTCACGGAGGACGAACTCGTCTCGACGGTGTACCTGCTGCTGCTTGCCGGATACGACACAACGGCGAACCTCATCGGAAACGCTGCCTGGCTGCTACTCGACGATCGCGCGCGGTGGGATGCGGTCCGCACGGACCCGGGCCGGTTGCCACAGGCCATCGAAGAGGCGCTGCGCCACGAGAGCCCCGTACAACTAGGGACCCACCGCCTGGCCGTCGAAGACGTCACGTACGGCGATCAGGTGATCCCGGCCGGATCGACTGTTCTGCTGTCCATCCTGGCCGCTCACCGTGACGGCAGGCAGTACGCCGAGCCCGGCGCATTCGAGCCGGCACGCGAGCGGAGCCCACACCTCGCCTTCGGCCACGGCATCCACCACTGCCTCGGCGCACCACTCGCCCGCCTGGAGGCACGGGTCGCCCTCACCACGCTGGTGTCGCGTATGCCTGAGCTGCGCCTGGTCGACGGGTTCACCCCCCGGTGGCGGGCCAGCGCGTTGATGCACGGGCTGGAGGATCTGCTCGTGACGTCGAGCTGA
- a CDS encoding ABC transporter ATP-binding protein, with product MTTTESAVAPAPPRNVAGRPLLAVDGLGVQFRLRDATVRAVSDLSLTVRAGELLAVVGESGCGKSVLAHALLGLLPGNATVTGHAVLHDTDPVDLVTCGQRHLARKVRGRRVGLVPQSPATALNPVRTGRRLLAETLRAHGRDRQDADRLAADVGLDPADLDRYPHELSGGMAQRLVTALALAPDPSLLIADEPTTGLDRPLVDHTLDLLRRRCDNGAAVVLITHDLAAARRVADTVAVMYASRVVEHRDTDRLFTAPAHPYASALLDALPDRAFRPVPGDPPMLTALPPGCAFAPRCPRRADECATRPLPTPAAGGGTVACHHPIPTGAVT from the coding sequence GTGACCACCACCGAATCGGCCGTCGCCCCGGCACCGCCCCGCAACGTGGCCGGTCGGCCACTGCTCGCCGTGGACGGTCTCGGCGTCCAGTTCCGGCTCCGCGACGCGACCGTGCGCGCCGTCAGCGACCTCAGCCTCACCGTACGGGCCGGCGAACTGCTGGCCGTCGTCGGCGAGTCCGGCTGCGGCAAGTCCGTCCTGGCCCACGCCCTGCTCGGTCTGCTGCCCGGCAACGCCACTGTCACCGGCCACGCCGTACTGCACGACACCGACCCCGTCGACCTCGTCACCTGCGGCCAGCGCCACCTGGCCCGCAAGGTACGCGGCCGACGGGTCGGCCTGGTCCCGCAGAGCCCGGCCACCGCCCTGAACCCGGTGCGCACCGGGCGACGGCTGCTCGCCGAGACGCTGCGGGCGCACGGCCGGGACCGCCAGGACGCCGACCGGCTCGCGGCCGACGTCGGGCTCGACCCGGCGGACCTGGACCGCTATCCCCACGAACTGTCCGGCGGCATGGCACAGCGTCTGGTCACCGCGCTCGCGCTGGCACCGGATCCGTCGCTCCTCATCGCCGACGAACCCACCACCGGGCTGGACCGGCCGTTGGTGGACCACACCCTCGACCTGCTGCGCCGCCGCTGCGACAACGGCGCGGCAGTAGTGCTCATCACCCACGACCTGGCCGCCGCGCGCCGGGTCGCCGACACCGTCGCCGTCATGTACGCCAGCCGCGTCGTGGAGCACCGGGACACCGACCGCCTGTTCACCGCACCGGCCCACCCCTACGCCTCGGCGCTGCTCGACGCCCTGCCGGACCGGGCCTTCCGGCCGGTGCCGGGCGACCCGCCGATGCTCACGGCACTGCCCCCGGGATGCGCGTTCGCACCCCGCTGCCCACGCCGCGCCGACGAATGCGCGACCCGGCCGCTACCGACACCGGCCGCCGGCGGTGGCACTGTCGCCTGCCACCACCCCATCCCCACCGGAGCCGTCACGTGA
- a CDS encoding sigma-70 family RNA polymerase sigma factor: MRRHTDHREAAGEALVRSIWQKHGRAILAYAGQLTRDHAEAEDIAQEALVHAWRHPDNLSGTRDTVRAWLLGVVRTIVTARACPRPAGALRAAAVKDAVTDDHAEHVVNAMVVTEGVRRLMPKHRVVIDLIYLRGYSVADAAAALAVSTATITTRAYYALRALQGMYPDLARPAIYPRPFVEDAPTDASPADVMVGR; this comes from the coding sequence ATGAGGCGGCACACCGACCACCGCGAGGCGGCGGGCGAGGCTCTGGTCAGGAGCATCTGGCAGAAACACGGCCGGGCGATCCTGGCGTACGCCGGCCAGCTGACACGCGACCACGCGGAGGCCGAGGACATCGCGCAGGAAGCCCTGGTCCACGCGTGGCGGCATCCGGACAACCTGAGTGGAACAAGGGACACCGTCCGAGCCTGGCTACTGGGCGTGGTGCGGACCATCGTCACGGCTCGGGCCTGCCCCCGGCCGGCCGGAGCGCTCCGGGCTGCCGCGGTGAAGGACGCGGTGACCGACGACCACGCCGAGCATGTGGTCAACGCGATGGTGGTGACCGAGGGCGTACGCCGGCTGATGCCCAAGCACCGGGTCGTGATCGACCTCATCTACCTGCGCGGCTACTCGGTGGCCGACGCCGCCGCCGCGCTCGCTGTCTCCACGGCCACCATCACGACTCGCGCGTACTACGCCCTTCGGGCGCTGCAAGGGATGTATCCGGATCTGGCGCGTCCGGCAATCTACCCGCGACCGTTTGTCGAGGATGCACCGACTGACGCGTCACCGGCCGACGTCATGGTCGGCCGGTGA